From Pontibacillus yanchengensis, the proteins below share one genomic window:
- a CDS encoding DUF1992 domain-containing protein: protein MDFAYRMAEEKIKQAEKNGEFKDLPGKGKPLDFSEINAVPEDLRMSYTILKNANMIPEEMQIKKEMVDLEELISLCEHEEDKKVYRKQLGEKQIRFQTLMEKRKLGSSGAYRQYRGKIDGKMGL, encoded by the coding sequence ATGGACTTTGCATATCGAATGGCAGAGGAAAAAATTAAGCAAGCTGAGAAAAACGGAGAATTTAAAGATCTCCCAGGAAAAGGGAAGCCGTTAGACTTTAGTGAAATCAATGCTGTGCCTGAGGATTTACGGATGAGTTATACCATTTTAAAAAATGCCAATATGATTCCTGAAGAAATGCAAATAAAAAAAGAAATGGTAGATTTAGAAGAGCTTATTTCTCTATGTGAGCATGAAGAGGATAAGAAGGTTTATCGTAAACAACTAGGAGAAAAGCAAATTCGTTTCCAAACATTAATGGAAAAACGAAAGCTAGGTAGCTCAGGTGCGTATCGCCAATATCGTGGGAAGATTGATGGGAAAATGGGATTATAA